Sequence from the Phycisphaerales bacterium genome:
GCCTCGGCGCGGGAAGGACCTGGGCGAGCTGGGGGTGATCGCTTCGGCGGACGTGCTGGTCGAGAACGGGGTGGTGTCGCACGTGTTCGCGCCGGGGGCTGGGCCGACGGACCCCGGCGTGCACGTGGTGGAGGCGGCGGGGCGGGTGCTCATGCCCGCGTTCATCGACTGCCACACGCACGCGTGCTGGACGGGCTCACGGATCGATGAGTGGGAGCAGAAGCTCGCGGGTGCGACGTACCTGGACATCCTCGCCAAGGGCGGGGGGATCATGTCGACGGTGCGGGCCGTGCGTGGGGTGTCGCAGATGCAGCTGCGCGACCAGACGCTGGCGCACCTGCACGACTTCATCCTGCAGGGCACAACGACTGTCGAAGTCAAGAGCGGTTATGGCCTGTCCACCGAGCACGAGCTGAAGATGCTGCGGGCCACGCGCGAGGCCGCCAAGGTGTGGGCGGGGACGGTCGTGCAGACGGCGCTGCTGGGGCATGCGGTGGAGCCGGACGACCCGCGGTTCGTCGAGCGGGTGATCAGCGAAACGTTGCCGGCCGTTGTGCGGGAGTTCCCGCACATCCCGGTGGATGTGTTCTGCGAGGCGTCGTCCTGGTCCGTTGATGACGCCGCGGCGCTGCTGAAGGCGGCCATGGCGGCGGGGTGCCCGGTGCGGGCGCACGCGGACCAGTTCAACTCGCTGGGCTTCGTGCGGCAGTGCATCGAGCTGGGGGCGCGGAGCGTGGACCACCTGGAGGCCTCGACGCCCGAGGACCTGCGGGCGCTCGCGGCCTCGCGCACGATCGGCGTGGGGCTGCCGGTGTGCGGAATGCATCTGGACGGGCGCTACCCGAACCTCAAGGCGGTCGTCGAGGCTGGAGGGGCTGTGGCCATCGCGACCAACAGCAACCCGGGCTCGGCGCCGACGAGCTCGATGCCGATGGCAATCGCGGCGGCGGTGCGGCACTGCGGGCTGAGCGCGGCGCAGGCGATTGCGGCGGCGACGGTGAACGCGGCGGCCGTGCTGGGGCTGCCGGACCGCGGAGTGATCGCGCACGGAGCGCGGGCGGACCTGATCCTGCTGCGGCACAAGGACGAGCGGGCGCTGGCCTATGAGCTGGGCGGGAACCCGGTGGACCTGGTGGTCTGCGGCGGGCGGGTCTTCACTACGAAGCCAACACCTTCCGATATGTGAAGTTGATGTTCTTGATCATCAACTCGTCGTCGCTGTACTCAGCGAGCGAGCCGGACTGGCGGGCCTTGAGCAGCTCGGCCCGGCAGGCCTCGTCACGGAAGTACTCCACCTTGCAGGGGCCGATCTCCGCGAAGATCTGGTGCCATTCTGCGAGCGAGATCTTGTTGAGGTACGAGGGGTTCTGCACGAGGTGGGCGGACTCGGGGCGGAGGTGCGGCCAGTAGGGGATGCCGTCGTGCTCGCCGCGGATGATGCGGAGGTCGTGGCAGCCGGTGTCGCTGGTGTAGAGGTGGAGGTTGGTGAAGAACACGCCGCCGGGGCGGAGCACGCGCACCGCTTCGCGGACCACGGCCCGCGGGTCGGGGATGTGCTCGAACGTGTTGAAGGAATAGATGAAGTCGAAGCTCGCGTCGGGGAACGACATCTCCGTCGCGTCCATCTGCTTGAACTTCGGACGGGGGAGCCGGGCCACGCCCATCTGCCGCTGGACCTCGTCCATGTAGCGGCGGTTCAGGCCCAGGGCGCGCCGGCCGATGGTCTTGAGCAGTCGCTTGGGGCCGTTGGTACGCAGCACCTCAAGGTAAGGACCGGGATTCCACCCGCCGGCGTAGACGTCGAGATCGGTGGCGGTGACCTCGTTGTGCTCGGCGAACCACGTCGCGACGGCGAGCGTCTGTCCCGCGCCGATCTCCATGCACTGCTTGCCGCGGAGAGGCTGACCGGTCAGCTCCTGGTACACGCTCGCAGCGTGCTTGCAGTGCTTGATCATGTTGGCGGCGTCGATCGCCACCTTCTGCTTAACCAGACGGGAGGCGCGGGCGAGGCTGACGAGCTCAGCGATTGCTCCCGGCGCGTTCTGCGTGTTGGACGTGTAGCTCTTGGCGGACATGGAGGGCCCCCGTGGTTCAGGTAGAGCCCCAGCATACCTGAACTACGGGGAATTCCAGCCGATCTGAACGGAACCGGCGATCAGGGCATGGGCTTGTCGCCCCTCAGAAGGGGGGCGAGCAGGCGTCGCCACTCATCGACGGACGCGAAGACTCCGTTGATCTCCAGCGTGTCGTCTCCGTAGTAGATCTCGACGGACTCCTTGCAGCATCCGCACTTCACCGTCAGGCGTGGCGAGTGCCTCCCGCGGGCCTCGCGCTTGAACACCCGCAGCTTGAAGCCGATGTCCGGCCCATCAACGCACATACGCGTGTTGAACGTTCGCGTCTTCTTTGACGCTCTCGACCCCGCTCGTGCTGTCCGCATAGTTGCTTGACCTAGTTCAAAGAGTTCAGGAACGCCTCAAACCGGTCCATGCCCTTCTCGATCTGCTCTTCGCTGCACGCGAAGCTGATGCGGACGTGGTCCTTGCCGCAGCCGCCGAAGTCGTCCCCGGGGACGAAGGCGACGTGGGCCTCTTCGAGGAGGGCTTCGCACAGCGACATCGCGGAATCAATGCGGCGGCCCTTGGGGCTGGTCTTGCCGAAGTAGGCCGACACCTCGGGGAACACGTAGAAGGCCCCGGTTGGCATGGCCGTCTTGAGGCCGGGGATGGCGGCGATGCGGCGCGAGATGACCGCGGCCCGCCCGGCGAACGCCTGGCGCATGCGCTCGACATCGTCGGCGGTGCGGGTGAGGGCTGCCCGGATCGCCGGGTAGGTGAAGCTGGTGATGTTGGTGGTGATCTGGCCCTGGAGCGTCTGCATTGCGGCGATGAACTTCCTGCCGAAGCCCCCCACGCCCGCGAGGTAGCCGATGCGCCACCCCGTCATCGCGTAGGCCTTCGACAACCCATTGATGGTCAGCGTCCGCTCGGCGATCTCGGGGATGCTGCCGATGGAGCAGTGCGCGATGCCGCCGTAGGTGATCTTCTCGTACAACTCATCGCTCAGCACGACGAGCTCGGGCGCGGTGGTGCGGGCGGCCTCTGCGAGCACCGCCGCAAGGGCGCGGACCTCATCCGGCGAGTACATCGTCCCACAGGGGTTGCTGGGCGAGTTGATAATGAACAGGCGCGTGCGGGGGGTGATGGCGCGTCGGAGCTGCTCGGGCGTGATCTTGAAGTCGGTCTCGGGGCTGGTGGGAAGCTCGACCACTTTGGCGCCCGCGAGCTCGGCGATCGGGGCGTAGCTCACCCAGGCGGGCACTGGCAGCAGGCACTCCATCGGCGCCTCCCCCGCCCGCGGCGTGTCGAAGAGGCAGTGCAGGGCCACGTACAGCGCGGCCTTCCCGCCCGGGGAGATCGCGATGAGGTCGGCGGAGGTCTGGATGCCGTTCTCGCGGATGAGCTTGTCCGCGATCGCCTGGCGGGTCTCAGGGTCACCGAAGGTGGGGGTGTACTTGGTCATCCCCTTCTCGAGGGCCGCCTCCGCCGCCTCCTTCACCACGTGCGGCGTGTCAAAGTCCGGCTCGCCCGCGGCGAAGGACAGAACGTCGATCCCCTCGCGCTGCATGGCCTTGGCCCGGTTCATAAACGCGACCGTGACCGAGGGTTTGAGCGTCCGCACCCGGTTGGCGATGGAGGGGCCGCCAGTAGTGGGGGCGGCCGGGGGCGTGGTGGGCGTGGGGGTGGGGGTGACGGTTGGCATGGGTGGGGGTGGGCCGTGTGGACGGCGTTGGGGCTCACTAAGGTAGCCGAGGATGGGGTATTTCGGCAGAATTTGCCCCCGCTGATCACGCCTATGGTTGGTCTCTGGCAGCACCGACGCCGAGGTTCAGGCGTCCTCACTCGCCATTGATCGGCGCACGGGGGGCGGCTACCCTTGTGGCCCACATCACTTTGAAGACCAGGAACACCGATGGCCCTCCTCGCTGAAGAACGCAAGTCGATCGCCTCCAAGCACCGCCGCCACGACACCGACTCCGGCTCGCCCGAAGTCCAGGTCGCCATGCTGACGGCGAAGATCGCCGCGGTTGCCGACCACCTCAAGGGCAACGACAAGGACCACCACAGCCGGCGCGGCCTGCTCCTGATGGTGGGCAAGCGCAACCGGCTGCTGAAGTACCTCGCCCGCACGAATCCGGCGGGGTACCAGGGGCTGATCACCAAGCTGGGCCTCCGCAAGTAATAACGCGGCCCGGGACAGAAGTGTCCCGGGCCGTTTTCGTTTCAGGTCACACCGTCCCGGTCGCTCCAAGAGCGGAGTGGCAGTGGGCAGGATTCAGAAGGTGGCACTGGTCTCCTGACCAGTGCTCAATCTGAGCCCTGCCTCTGCCTCTCAGAGGTTCTTGGAGAGTCTGGGCGGTTATCCCAGGCATCGCGGCCAAGGGCAATCGGGCCCGCCGCTCCCCCCGCAGACGCGGGGCCAACTCCAAGGATTTTCCCAATGGCACAACTCGCTCCCCTCCAGACCCCCATCCGCGTCGAGCGTGAGATCGGCGGCCGCACGCTGATCCTCGAGACCGGCTCGGTTGGCAAACTCGCCAACGCGTGCGTGATGGCGACCTACGGCGGCACCTCGGTGCTCGCCGCGGTGGTCCGCAGCAGCCCGCGCGAGGGCATCGACTTCTTCCCCCTCACCGTTGATTACCGCGAGAAGACCTCGGCGGCGGGCAAGTTCCCCGGCGGCTTCCGCAAGCGTGAGGGCGCGCCCAACGAGAAGGAAATCCTGACGATGCGGATGATCGACCGCCCGATGCGGCCGCTCTTCCCCGACGGGTTCCTCGATGAGGTGCAGGTCCAGGTTTTCGTGATGAGCCACGACGGCGAGAACGACAGCGACGTGCTCGCGGGCACCGCCGCGTCCGCCGCGCTTGCCATCTCCGACATCCCCTTCGAAGGCCCGACCGCCACCGTGCGCGTTGGCCGCATCCACACCGACGACGGCCCCCGGTACGTGATCAACCCCACCGTGTCGCAGATGGACTTCAGCGACATGGACGTGGTAGTCGCCGGCCACAAGGACGGCCTCAACATGATCGAGGTCGGGGCCGCGGAGGTTGATGAGAAGGGCGTGCTCGGCGCGCTCGACTTCGGCTACACGTACATCAAGGACGTGCTCGAGCTCATCAGCCAGCTCCACAGCAAGGCCGGCAAGCCCAAGGTGCAGGGCGAGCTCCACCTGCCCAGCCCCGAGATCACCGAGAAGGTGCGCAGCCTGGTCGAGGGCCCGCTGACGCAGGCCCGCCAGATCAAGAAGAAGCACGAGCGCGGCGACGCGGTGGACAAGCTCCGCAAGGAGATGCTCGACACCCACTTCCCGCTCGCGATGGGCACGACCTACGAGGCCTACGCAACCTCCCTCAAGGCTCGCAACATGGCCAAGGAGGCCTTCAAGCGGCTGGAGGAGAAGATCACCCGCCGCCTGATCGTCAAGGACCGCATCCGCGCCGACGGGCGCGGCCCCACCGAGATCCGCCCCATCGGCGGCGCGGTGGGCATCTTCGCCCGCACGCACGGCTCGGCCCTGTTCCAGCGCGGCGAGACGCAGAGCCTCGTGAGCGTCACCCTCGGCACCGCCAAAGACGAGCAGATCATCGACGGCCTCATCGCCGAGTACAGCAAGAAGTTCACCCTGCACTACAACTTCCCGCCCTTCTCTACGGGCGAGGTGAAGCGCATCACCGGGCCCGGACGGCGCGAGATCGGCCACGGCGCTCTCGCCGAGCGCAGCCTGATGGCCATCCTGCCCAGCCCGGAGGAGTTCCCCTACACGATCCGCGTGGTCAGCGACATCACCGAGTCCAACGGCTCGTCGTCGATGGCCAGCGTGTGCGGCGGCTGCCTGGCCCTGATGGACGCGGGCGTGCCGATCCGGGCGACGTGCGCCGGCATCTCCGTCGGCCGCTTCGCCGATGACAACGACCAGAACGAGATCTTCGTCACCGACATCATCGGCGAGGAGGACTTCTTCGGCGACATGGACTTCAAGGTGTCGGGCACCCGTGAGGGCATCACTGGCATCCAGCTGGACCTCAAGACCCGCGGCCTCGTGCTGTCGCAGATCGAGCGCATCTTTGAGCAGGCCAAGAAGGGCCGCTTGGACATCATCGAGACGATGGAGCAGATCATCGCCGCCCCGCGCACGACGATCAGCCCCCTCGCACCGCGCCTCATCACCATCCACATCGACCCCGAGAAGATCGGCAAGCTCATCGGGCCGGGCGGCAAGATGATCCGCGGCCTGCAGGACAAGTACGGCGTCACCATCGACGTCGAGGACGATGGCACCGTCCAGCTAGCGGGTCTCAATGCCGAGACGATTGAGGGCGCCCGCGCCGAGATCGAGGCGCTCTGCGAAGAGATCAAGGTCGGCACGGTCTACACCGGCAAGGTGGTGAGCATGAAGGACTTCGGCGCCTTCATCGAGCTCGCCCCCGGCACCGACGGCATGTGCCACATCTCCGAGCTGGCCGAGGGTTACGTGAAGAGCGTGAGCGAGGTCGTCAAGCTGGGCGACGTGGTGAAGGTGAAGGTCATCAACGTGGACGACCAGGGCCGCATCAAGCTGAGCCGCAAGGCCGTGATTGTGGAAGAAAACCGGTCCAAGCAGCAGCCCCAGCCCCAGGTCTGAAGCTGAATTGGCATTCTGAGCGCATAAATGAGCCCTCCGGCCCGAGCCGGAGGGCTTTTTCGTGCTTCAGGTCCGCAATCGATTTATTTCCCTTGACCCCCGGAGCGGAGGACCGGTAATCTGGGCGATCCACCGGGCCGTCTGTTCGTGGGGAAGAGGCGGCCGGGTGCTGGGTCCTGTGTACATGCGTGCAGCCTGCTCATGACCGTCACCCCGAGGGGCCGTTGCGCCTCTCGGTGGTGAGCGGTGACAACTTGGGGGTGCAGGATGCAGCGGCGGACCCCGCGGTTGCTTATTGCGGGGAGTTGGCAATGGAAGGACACAGCCGGTCGATCGAGGGCGTTGAGGGCGTGGTGAAGTGGTTCGACCCCCGGAAGGGGTTCGGCTTCATCGTCGGACCCGAGGGGCAGGACATCTTCACGCACTACACCGTCATCCAGGGTGATGGGTTCCGCGTGCTGAAGGACGGGGCCTCGGTGAGCTACGACGCGGTGAAGACGGACAAGGGGTGGAAGGCC
This genomic interval carries:
- the hutI gene encoding imidazolonepropionase, encoding MARILFTHARVLTLAKGPRPRRGKDLGELGVIASADVLVENGVVSHVFAPGAGPTDPGVHVVEAAGRVLMPAFIDCHTHACWTGSRIDEWEQKLAGATYLDILAKGGGIMSTVRAVRGVSQMQLRDQTLAHLHDFILQGTTTVEVKSGYGLSTEHELKMLRATREAAKVWAGTVVQTALLGHAVEPDDPRFVERVISETLPAVVREFPHIPVDVFCEASSWSVDDAAALLKAAMAAGCPVRAHADQFNSLGFVRQCIELGARSVDHLEASTPEDLRALAASRTIGVGLPVCGMHLDGRYPNLKAVVEAGGAVAIATNSNPGSAPTSSMPMAIAAAVRHCGLSAAQAIAAATVNAAAVLGLPDRGVIAHGARADLILLRHKDERALAYELGGNPVDLVVCGGRVFTTKPTPSDM
- a CDS encoding class I SAM-dependent methyltransferase; its protein translation is MSAKSYTSNTQNAPGAIAELVSLARASRLVKQKVAIDAANMIKHCKHAASVYQELTGQPLRGKQCMEIGAGQTLAVATWFAEHNEVTATDLDVYAGGWNPGPYLEVLRTNGPKRLLKTIGRRALGLNRRYMDEVQRQMGVARLPRPKFKQMDATEMSFPDASFDFIYSFNTFEHIPDPRAVVREAVRVLRPGGVFFTNLHLYTSDTGCHDLRIIRGEHDGIPYWPHLRPESAHLVQNPSYLNKISLAEWHQIFAEIGPCKVEYFRDEACRAELLKARQSGSLAEYSDDELMIKNINFTYRKVLAS
- a CDS encoding pyridoxal phosphate-dependent aminotransferase; this translates as MPTVTPTPTPTTPPAAPTTGGPSIANRVRTLKPSVTVAFMNRAKAMQREGIDVLSFAAGEPDFDTPHVVKEAAEAALEKGMTKYTPTFGDPETRQAIADKLIRENGIQTSADLIAISPGGKAALYVALHCLFDTPRAGEAPMECLLPVPAWVSYAPIAELAGAKVVELPTSPETDFKITPEQLRRAITPRTRLFIINSPSNPCGTMYSPDEVRALAAVLAEAARTTAPELVVLSDELYEKITYGGIAHCSIGSIPEIAERTLTINGLSKAYAMTGWRIGYLAGVGGFGRKFIAAMQTLQGQITTNITSFTYPAIRAALTRTADDVERMRQAFAGRAAVISRRIAAIPGLKTAMPTGAFYVFPEVSAYFGKTSPKGRRIDSAMSLCEALLEEAHVAFVPGDDFGGCGKDHVRISFACSEEQIEKGMDRFEAFLNSLN
- the rpsO gene encoding 30S ribosomal protein S15, with the protein product MALLAEERKSIASKHRRHDTDSGSPEVQVAMLTAKIAAVADHLKGNDKDHHSRRGLLLMVGKRNRLLKYLARTNPAGYQGLITKLGLRK
- the pnp gene encoding polyribonucleotide nucleotidyltransferase, producing the protein MAQLAPLQTPIRVEREIGGRTLILETGSVGKLANACVMATYGGTSVLAAVVRSSPREGIDFFPLTVDYREKTSAAGKFPGGFRKREGAPNEKEILTMRMIDRPMRPLFPDGFLDEVQVQVFVMSHDGENDSDVLAGTAASAALAISDIPFEGPTATVRVGRIHTDDGPRYVINPTVSQMDFSDMDVVVAGHKDGLNMIEVGAAEVDEKGVLGALDFGYTYIKDVLELISQLHSKAGKPKVQGELHLPSPEITEKVRSLVEGPLTQARQIKKKHERGDAVDKLRKEMLDTHFPLAMGTTYEAYATSLKARNMAKEAFKRLEEKITRRLIVKDRIRADGRGPTEIRPIGGAVGIFARTHGSALFQRGETQSLVSVTLGTAKDEQIIDGLIAEYSKKFTLHYNFPPFSTGEVKRITGPGRREIGHGALAERSLMAILPSPEEFPYTIRVVSDITESNGSSSMASVCGGCLALMDAGVPIRATCAGISVGRFADDNDQNEIFVTDIIGEEDFFGDMDFKVSGTREGITGIQLDLKTRGLVLSQIERIFEQAKKGRLDIIETMEQIIAAPRTTISPLAPRLITIHIDPEKIGKLIGPGGKMIRGLQDKYGVTIDVEDDGTVQLAGLNAETIEGARAEIEALCEEIKVGTVYTGKVVSMKDFGAFIELAPGTDGMCHISELAEGYVKSVSEVVKLGDVVKVKVINVDDQGRIKLSRKAVIVEENRSKQQPQPQV
- a CDS encoding cold shock domain-containing protein; the protein is MEGHSRSIEGVEGVVKWFDPRKGFGFIVGPEGQDIFTHYTVIQGDGFRVLKDGASVSYDAVKTDKGWKATRVHRVEVVETTGAGLKGVAGAKRGYSRTVRQRPV